One genomic window of Devosia salina includes the following:
- a CDS encoding cysteine hydrolase family protein has product MNGGMHICVDMQRMFAEDTPWHAPWLRRILPAVVALSEKFAAHTIFTRFIPPEDDRSAPGAWQRVYARWPDMIRDRLNPELIELVPSLGRLAPPALLLDKPTYSPWLDGRLHQLLQMNAVRTVLISGGETDVCVLATLLGAIDYGYKVVLAEDALYGSADQTHDAILTVYRSRFQQQLTVCSTEDVLTHWDDLVA; this is encoded by the coding sequence ATGAACGGCGGAATGCACATCTGCGTCGACATGCAGCGCATGTTCGCTGAAGATACTCCATGGCACGCGCCCTGGCTGCGGCGTATCCTGCCGGCGGTCGTGGCGCTGAGCGAGAAGTTCGCCGCGCATACCATCTTCACGCGCTTCATCCCGCCCGAGGACGACCGGTCGGCGCCCGGTGCCTGGCAGCGTGTCTATGCGCGCTGGCCCGACATGATCCGCGACCGGCTCAACCCCGAACTGATCGAGCTGGTGCCCAGCCTTGGACGCCTCGCGCCACCAGCGCTGCTGCTCGACAAGCCGACCTATTCCCCCTGGCTCGATGGGCGGCTGCACCAGTTGCTGCAAATGAACGCAGTTCGCACAGTGCTGATCAGCGGCGGGGAAACCGATGTGTGCGTTCTGGCGACGCTGCTGGGCGCCATCGACTATGGCTACAAGGTGGTGCTGGCCGAGGATGCACTCTATGGCTCGGCCGACCAGACCCATGACGCGATCCTCACCGTCTATCGCAGCCGGTTCCAGCAGCAATTGACCGTGTGCAGTACCGAAGACGTGCTGACCCATTGGGACGATCTGGTGGCGTGA
- a CDS encoding SDR family oxidoreductase, producing the protein MIDRLTMQDPRHQYPAPPFSRQPQSPPGLASRMEPVPDHGEESYGGFGRLTGRKALITGGDSGIGRAVAIAYAREGADVAINYLPPEGEDAQDVVSLIEAAGTNGFALPGDVTDEAFCQILVEDAVKKLGGLDILVINAGRQQTRPSIAAVSSEDFDRTLKTNLYALHWLAQAAVPHLPPGAAIITTASIQAFEPSAHLLDYATTKAGIVAYSKALAEQLIERGIRVNTVAPGPFWTPLQPSGGQTQEKVENFGSNSAFGRPGQPVELAPVYVLLASQEGSYITGEVFGVTGGKGVT; encoded by the coding sequence ATGATCGACCGCCTCACCATGCAGGATCCACGCCATCAATATCCCGCCCCGCCCTTTTCCAGGCAGCCGCAGTCGCCGCCAGGGCTGGCCAGCCGGATGGAGCCTGTGCCGGATCACGGAGAAGAAAGTTATGGCGGCTTCGGTCGACTGACTGGCCGAAAAGCCCTCATCACCGGTGGCGATTCAGGAATCGGGCGAGCCGTTGCCATTGCCTATGCGCGGGAGGGGGCGGACGTCGCAATCAACTATCTGCCGCCGGAAGGTGAGGATGCGCAGGATGTGGTCAGTCTGATTGAGGCTGCAGGGACCAATGGTTTCGCGCTTCCCGGTGACGTAACGGATGAAGCCTTCTGCCAAATCCTTGTCGAGGACGCCGTAAAGAAACTCGGAGGACTGGATATCCTGGTGATCAATGCCGGGCGGCAGCAGACCCGGCCATCGATTGCTGCAGTCAGTTCGGAAGATTTCGACAGGACCCTCAAGACCAATCTCTACGCGCTGCACTGGCTTGCCCAGGCCGCCGTACCGCATTTGCCGCCAGGCGCGGCCATCATCACCACGGCCTCGATCCAGGCCTTCGAGCCATCCGCACACTTGCTGGACTACGCGACCACGAAGGCTGGCATTGTCGCTTATAGCAAGGCCCTGGCGGAGCAATTGATTGAGCGAGGCATCCGCGTGAACACCGTGGCGCCGGGCCCCTTCTGGACGCCCTTGCAGCCAAGCGGCGGGCAAACCCAGGAAAAGGTTGAGAATTTTGGCAGCAACAGCGCGTTCGGCCGCCCGGGACAGCCGGTCGAACTGGCGCCAGTCTATGTGCTGCTCGCTTCCCAGGAGGGCAGCTACATCACCGGCGAGGTGTTCGGCGTGACCGGTGGCAAAGGTGTCACCTAG
- a CDS encoding type I polyketide synthase, which produces MSERASPPPGIAILGMACRLPGGIDDAETFWELLHAGRSAITELPPDRFLANAVFDPDRAATGLSYSKWGGFLRDIAGFDHGFFGISPREAEVMDPQQRLLLMAAYEAMEDAALTRADLQLARTGVFVGVSAAEYANLQRYRRTQGDAFTGTGAALSIVANRLSHRFNLSGPSYSIDTACSSSLVALDQAVLNLERGDCDIAIVAGVHVLADFGGFVAFSKAGMLSPTGEIATFDARANGYVRGEGLGVVILKREPDALADGNRILARIRATAVNQDGRTPTLTAPNPAAQRAMLETLCRRAEVDPIAVDYVEAHGTGTPVGDPIEASAIGVVFGGERRTASLPVGSVKPNIGHLEPAAGIAGLIKAMLVARRRQVPPNHGFRDPNPDIAFDAHNLVVPNDVVPIGRSGQPVLVAVNSFGFGGTNASVLIESVELQQAGAAAPAELRLPTAVPLSASSPAALSRLAERTAQALDASEAGFEDKVAALRSRDPKPWRRTLVLHSEHELGSRLRELATGTTEPTRSLVEPRLAFTYGGQGGQWWAMGRRLLLEDAAFGNAFHAFEQRFKALAGWSVRETLLATEQASQLHRSQYAMPALFGLQLGLSAYWTAQGVRPEFVMGHSFGEVAAAVAAGVLTLDDATKLIHVRSQIRDRIGRDSAMLVVGAPARNVEDLIPEALNIDLAAINSAGVVTLSGEQEDIATLERHLRQTRPDCFVRRVQSDTAWHSRLLDPLEDWFRAALGDIACRPPELLFISTVTGEPESRLDADYWWRNLREPVRYAAGVHQALELGANVLLEISPHRVLTGSNAAIGAEAGKPIRAIASLEREKDDFECLARAAGGIWEAGLDLPGAQMGRSSANEVRLPNYSWDMTNHWRISEEAKALLLTAPSHTLLGRRERSPGYSWSNEISLTGNAMLADHALGSSVVFPAAGYLELMLAAGRETLGEGTLELEKFAIVSALFMGPQDEVLVSTRFDPSTGQVAVHTRLRQSSETWTLRATGHLRLTDISPRPVPALWERGTLLSAEEFYAQADRLGFAYGAAFRTISELEIFENELRARLVLPPNSANPMQSYLAHPALLDGVLQTGLTFAFVDEPLEPRRLLLPTTIARVVCHAALPPRIIVTAKSHATDDLGADFSVTDEDGNPLLSISGLGMREVPQLAQDQSTSGPHFVVENWIEQSDGAAHPAQPEFRLLTGPGLADHSQHAALDLVQIEDRLSQSPRIAEPHIVFVAAPSGPECDAVASAYENILALINLGKVLRYSARPARLTIVTRGARSPDGRGIDEAGLAASPLAGLARTLASELNNVRVRQIDLGPEDPLELIETVGAESQETEWALRGDRRWVPRLNRIEGQDLPARTTLATPATANFALTMTTPGSLSGLYHDSRDMPCPGRGEVLIETAAVGLNFRDVMAATGLLPQKAEARPAWQTLGLEFSGTVRQVAPGVVGVRPGDRVLCMGKSAMQAWSVRPAAEVVPIPDEMSFAQAASIGSAFATAHYGLEHVARIRRGDRVLIHLGTGGVGLAAIQIARARGAEIFATAGSGTKRQFLRDMGVDHVLHSRSLAFADEIMALTGGEGVDIVLNALSGHAQAKSLSLLRPFGRFLEIGKRDVYDNRQIGLEALARNISLHVIDLAAMNEQRPELLPQVFSEVMEGFKSGRLTPLPITSYPAARSEEAFRLMAQARHIGKIVLDYQQGPVPVRQRLDQVDVRPDAVYLVTGGTGGFGALVAQWLAEKGAGRIILASRSGRLSEEARPVIDSLVARGRQIETMDLDVTDSVAVDALFAALHAEGAALGGVIHAAAVLGDAMLDQLTKESVEAVLAPKIFGAWNLHAATRNYGFDPDIFCCFSSIAQTVGSVGQANYVAANAFLEGLARHRRPLGLRAQTIGWGPLQDVGMVARNKAMRSYLESVGFKPISNEDALAALDLVLARNVSNLDYVDADWNAVARAAGENGPPRVQALTRSEMTGGQPLLSELSQTPKGGWAPLVSRMLAREISLALKLDGSEIDAARPLVDLGFDSLSSIELKNRIEAQLGSAIPVGAFFGTPSIQSLTTQIIALAEERLAQGPAQAGGETETEGPGENDDADVRRRRAYWSAHAARWPCATPFANRQHPRLPSGPPIRFGPTEALRIDLDVTESGSSHPTDTQWLEAFGRALAIQIDQESVLVAAMVADGVVPVLVNAQGSTDSVRRQFEMGRPHADFPLSLLPREVGSGQSGAWPTQFAFYGSDVSLHMPRHDLAAAVSRSADGIAHLTFAFDSTVLDPDFIRALLQSTLACLAIRWDGQMQSVSLDEGESVRPVNATDRGVAAQGDDALLTQDAMRLLDLIDSDKASRQFRRAWTLSQAIRISPGVDPDRLQLAVSTLTERHENLRIRFEGMRGHRRPRLDPGGCAVATHDCRRTPPEDYMTVVRVLAGRALLPEGEHLFEVHLLQFDGFDVVVVKVFELVADGWSLALICDQLIRAYLGLDLGPVPASLAEAKSLLAQWAGDNDATAAMEALPPLPWANVGRPPDPSRPVGPWTLASSERLTVRLAPAQARSLRQSARALSTTENALLAAAYAKAIAAAGGVDDVLLHVVQPGRSVTALENYVGFVRRGAVLAARDLRHTALAVTARTIADQFLTMPGAEPHDIHADKHRMDEVGLSAQAFPGRFGYARLLADRTLNDTLMGTLADHQDTIISAFSLEIEPLGLDLFGLQENQLQLRPLSRADGIDLNFYFDRDVFTLQDVEAIAASLVSQLPDFAQGTGGGSLLSPEQCSLTN; this is translated from the coding sequence ATGAGTGAACGCGCTTCACCCCCACCGGGCATCGCCATTCTGGGAATGGCTTGTCGACTTCCTGGTGGCATTGACGATGCCGAGACCTTCTGGGAGTTGCTGCACGCTGGGCGCTCGGCGATCACTGAATTGCCGCCCGACCGGTTTCTGGCCAATGCGGTTTTCGATCCGGACAGAGCCGCCACTGGACTGTCCTACAGCAAGTGGGGCGGCTTTCTCCGCGACATTGCCGGCTTCGATCACGGATTCTTCGGTATTTCACCGCGCGAGGCCGAGGTTATGGACCCGCAGCAGCGCCTGCTGCTGATGGCGGCCTATGAAGCCATGGAGGACGCCGCCCTCACGCGCGCCGACCTGCAACTGGCTCGCACGGGCGTTTTCGTCGGCGTGTCGGCCGCCGAATACGCCAATCTGCAACGCTATCGTCGGACCCAGGGCGATGCATTCACCGGCACCGGCGCAGCCCTGAGCATCGTGGCCAACAGGTTATCGCACCGCTTCAACCTGAGCGGGCCTAGCTATTCCATCGACACTGCTTGTTCGTCTTCGCTCGTAGCCCTCGACCAGGCAGTCCTCAACCTTGAGCGAGGGGATTGCGACATTGCCATTGTAGCGGGCGTGCATGTGCTGGCCGATTTCGGTGGCTTTGTTGCCTTTTCAAAGGCGGGCATGCTCTCGCCGACCGGCGAGATTGCCACCTTCGATGCCCGCGCCAACGGTTATGTCCGCGGCGAAGGCCTGGGCGTGGTCATTCTAAAGCGGGAGCCCGACGCGCTGGCGGATGGGAACCGCATCCTCGCCCGCATTCGCGCCACGGCGGTCAATCAGGATGGGCGAACGCCGACCCTCACCGCCCCAAACCCGGCAGCACAACGCGCCATGCTGGAAACTCTCTGCCGGCGCGCAGAAGTCGACCCGATAGCGGTCGACTATGTAGAAGCGCACGGCACCGGCACACCGGTCGGCGATCCAATCGAGGCCAGTGCAATCGGTGTGGTTTTCGGGGGCGAGCGTCGCACGGCCTCGTTGCCGGTAGGCTCGGTCAAGCCCAATATTGGCCATCTGGAGCCGGCTGCCGGCATTGCCGGGCTGATCAAAGCCATGCTCGTGGCCAGAAGGCGCCAGGTGCCACCCAATCACGGTTTCAGGGACCCCAACCCCGACATCGCCTTTGACGCTCACAACCTGGTGGTTCCGAACGATGTCGTACCGATTGGCCGGAGCGGACAGCCGGTTCTAGTGGCGGTCAACTCCTTCGGATTTGGGGGGACCAATGCCAGCGTGCTGATCGAGTCTGTTGAACTGCAACAGGCCGGGGCAGCAGCCCCGGCGGAGCTTAGGCTTCCGACGGCCGTGCCACTGTCCGCCAGTTCGCCGGCAGCGCTCAGCAGGCTTGCGGAAAGGACTGCGCAGGCGCTCGATGCCAGCGAGGCAGGGTTCGAGGACAAAGTCGCCGCGCTGAGAAGCCGGGACCCCAAGCCTTGGCGGCGCACCTTGGTCCTCCATTCAGAACACGAGCTGGGCTCACGCCTTCGCGAGCTAGCTACTGGGACAACGGAGCCGACCAGGAGCCTTGTCGAACCTCGGCTGGCATTCACCTATGGCGGGCAAGGCGGACAATGGTGGGCCATGGGCCGCCGTCTGCTACTCGAAGACGCCGCATTCGGCAACGCGTTCCATGCGTTCGAGCAGCGGTTCAAAGCGCTGGCAGGTTGGTCGGTACGCGAGACGCTACTGGCGACTGAGCAAGCCTCTCAACTCCACCGTTCGCAATACGCTATGCCTGCACTGTTCGGGCTTCAGCTGGGACTCTCAGCGTATTGGACTGCGCAAGGCGTGCGTCCGGAGTTCGTCATGGGACACAGCTTTGGCGAGGTGGCTGCAGCGGTGGCCGCCGGGGTCCTGACGCTCGATGATGCGACCAAGCTGATCCATGTGCGAAGCCAGATACGGGATCGCATTGGGCGCGATAGCGCGATGCTGGTAGTGGGCGCGCCGGCCCGCAACGTTGAAGACCTGATCCCTGAAGCGCTGAACATAGATCTGGCCGCGATAAACTCTGCCGGCGTTGTGACGCTCAGCGGAGAACAGGAGGACATCGCCACCCTGGAGCGGCATCTGAGGCAGACACGACCGGATTGTTTCGTGCGGCGGGTCCAAAGCGATACTGCGTGGCACTCGCGGTTGTTGGACCCGCTGGAGGACTGGTTCCGCGCGGCATTGGGCGACATTGCTTGTCGACCACCCGAATTGTTGTTCATCTCCACGGTGACCGGGGAACCGGAGAGCCGCCTTGATGCCGACTATTGGTGGCGAAACCTCCGTGAGCCGGTGCGATATGCCGCGGGCGTGCATCAGGCGCTTGAGCTCGGCGCCAATGTGCTGCTCGAAATTTCGCCGCATAGGGTCCTCACCGGCAGCAACGCGGCCATCGGTGCCGAAGCAGGCAAGCCGATCCGCGCGATTGCATCGCTCGAGCGGGAAAAGGATGATTTCGAATGCCTCGCAAGGGCAGCGGGTGGCATCTGGGAAGCCGGCCTGGACCTGCCCGGAGCACAGATGGGGCGCAGCTCCGCCAATGAGGTTCGATTGCCCAACTACAGCTGGGACATGACCAACCACTGGCGCATCTCCGAAGAGGCCAAGGCGTTGCTGCTGACCGCGCCGAGCCACACACTACTCGGCCGGCGCGAGCGCAGCCCGGGGTACTCCTGGTCGAACGAGATCAGCCTGACCGGCAATGCCATGCTGGCCGATCATGCCTTGGGTAGCAGTGTCGTCTTTCCGGCCGCAGGCTACCTTGAGCTCATGTTGGCTGCCGGTAGGGAGACCCTGGGCGAGGGCACGCTGGAACTCGAAAAATTCGCCATTGTCTCAGCCCTCTTCATGGGTCCTCAAGACGAGGTGCTGGTTTCGACGCGTTTCGATCCGTCGACCGGGCAGGTTGCCGTTCACACGCGCCTACGTCAGAGCAGCGAGACGTGGACGCTGCGGGCCACGGGCCATTTGAGGCTGACCGACATCAGCCCAAGACCCGTCCCCGCATTGTGGGAGCGCGGCACCCTCCTTTCGGCAGAGGAGTTCTACGCCCAGGCCGATCGCTTGGGTTTCGCCTATGGTGCCGCCTTCCGGACTATCTCTGAGCTCGAGATCTTCGAAAACGAGCTCCGGGCACGACTGGTGCTCCCGCCGAATAGCGCCAACCCGATGCAGAGCTATCTTGCACACCCGGCACTCCTCGACGGGGTTCTCCAAACAGGTCTGACCTTCGCCTTTGTGGATGAACCCCTCGAGCCCAGGCGGCTCCTGCTGCCCACGACAATTGCGCGCGTAGTCTGCCATGCGGCCTTGCCTCCACGAATTATCGTAACCGCCAAATCACATGCGACCGATGATCTCGGCGCCGATTTCTCGGTGACGGACGAGGATGGCAATCCACTTCTTTCGATATCGGGCCTGGGCATGCGCGAAGTGCCACAGCTCGCGCAGGATCAATCCACTTCTGGTCCGCATTTCGTGGTCGAGAACTGGATCGAACAAAGCGACGGAGCCGCACATCCGGCACAGCCGGAATTTCGGCTGCTGACCGGGCCGGGACTGGCAGACCATTCCCAACATGCAGCGCTGGACCTGGTGCAGATCGAGGATCGGCTGAGCCAGTCGCCGCGCATCGCCGAACCACACATTGTGTTCGTCGCTGCTCCGTCCGGACCGGAATGCGACGCCGTCGCATCCGCATATGAAAATATCCTGGCGCTGATCAATCTGGGCAAGGTCCTTCGCTACTCGGCCCGCCCGGCACGTCTTACCATCGTGACGAGGGGCGCAAGATCTCCAGATGGGCGCGGGATCGACGAGGCAGGACTGGCTGCGAGCCCGCTCGCCGGCTTGGCCCGCACCCTGGCCAGCGAACTGAACAATGTACGCGTACGACAGATTGATCTGGGGCCCGAGGACCCGCTGGAGCTGATCGAGACGGTCGGAGCAGAGAGCCAGGAAACCGAATGGGCATTGCGGGGCGACCGTCGCTGGGTGCCCAGGCTGAATCGGATTGAAGGGCAGGACCTGCCAGCGCGAACAACTTTGGCGACGCCTGCGACGGCCAATTTCGCATTGACCATGACCACGCCGGGCTCTCTGAGTGGGCTATACCACGACAGTCGCGACATGCCCTGCCCCGGTCGCGGTGAAGTGCTGATCGAGACGGCCGCGGTCGGTCTCAACTTTCGGGATGTCATGGCCGCCACGGGGCTTCTGCCGCAAAAGGCCGAGGCGCGGCCGGCGTGGCAGACCTTGGGTCTTGAATTCAGCGGCACCGTGCGGCAGGTCGCACCGGGTGTCGTGGGCGTGCGGCCGGGCGACCGTGTGCTCTGCATGGGCAAATCGGCCATGCAGGCATGGAGCGTCCGGCCGGCAGCCGAGGTCGTGCCGATCCCCGATGAGATGAGCTTCGCGCAGGCGGCCAGCATCGGCTCGGCTTTCGCCACCGCCCACTACGGATTGGAGCACGTTGCGCGCATTCGCCGTGGAGACCGGGTTCTCATCCACCTCGGCACGGGTGGGGTGGGGCTCGCGGCCATCCAGATCGCCCGCGCTCGGGGCGCGGAAATCTTTGCCACGGCCGGAAGCGGGACCAAGCGCCAGTTTTTGCGCGACATGGGCGTCGACCATGTATTGCATTCGCGCAGCCTCGCCTTTGCCGACGAAATCATGGCCCTGACCGGCGGCGAGGGTGTGGACATCGTTCTCAACGCGCTTTCAGGACATGCGCAGGCAAAGAGCCTGTCGCTGCTTCGACCCTTTGGCCGGTTCCTGGAAATCGGCAAACGCGACGTCTATGACAACCGGCAGATTGGGCTCGAGGCGTTGGCGCGGAATATTTCCCTTCACGTCATCGATCTGGCCGCGATGAACGAGCAGCGGCCCGAGCTCTTGCCCCAGGTATTTTCAGAGGTCATGGAGGGTTTCAAATCCGGCAGGCTAACTCCGCTCCCCATCACCAGCTACCCAGCGGCGAGGTCTGAAGAGGCCTTCAGGCTAATGGCCCAGGCGAGGCATATCGGCAAGATCGTGCTGGACTATCAGCAGGGACCGGTGCCGGTGCGGCAGAGGCTGGACCAGGTCGATGTGCGTCCAGATGCGGTCTATCTCGTGACCGGCGGGACCGGTGGCTTCGGCGCGTTGGTAGCTCAGTGGCTCGCAGAGAAGGGCGCAGGCCGGATCATACTCGCGTCCCGGAGCGGGCGCCTGAGTGAAGAGGCGCGCCCTGTAATCGACAGCCTCGTTGCCCGTGGCAGACAGATCGAGACCATGGATCTCGATGTGACCGACTCTGTGGCAGTCGACGCCTTGTTTGCCGCGCTGCATGCCGAAGGAGCGGCGCTGGGGGGCGTGATCCATGCGGCTGCCGTTCTCGGCGACGCGATGCTCGACCAATTGACCAAGGAAAGCGTCGAAGCCGTGCTGGCGCCCAAAATCTTTGGGGCATGGAACCTGCACGCGGCAACGCGAAACTACGGCTTCGACCCCGACATCTTCTGCTGCTTTTCGTCCATCGCCCAGACGGTGGGATCTGTCGGACAAGCAAACTATGTGGCGGCAAACGCCTTTCTTGAAGGTCTGGCCCGCCACCGGCGCCCACTCGGACTGCGCGCCCAAACGATTGGCTGGGGCCCCCTGCAGGACGTCGGCATGGTGGCCCGCAACAAGGCCATGCGTTCCTACCTCGAGAGTGTCGGCTTCAAACCCATTTCCAACGAGGACGCCCTGGCGGCCCTGGACCTTGTCCTGGCGCGGAACGTCAGCAATCTGGACTATGTGGACGCCGATTGGAACGCGGTGGCGCGCGCAGCAGGAGAGAATGGACCTCCGCGCGTGCAAGCCCTGACCCGGTCAGAAATGACTGGCGGACAACCGCTGTTGAGCGAACTGTCGCAGACACCGAAAGGCGGCTGGGCACCCCTGGTAAGTCGGATGCTGGCCAGGGAAATCAGCCTTGCCCTCAAGCTTGACGGGAGCGAGATCGATGCGGCCCGCCCTCTGGTCGATCTTGGATTTGATTCCCTATCGTCGATTGAGCTGAAGAACCGCATCGAGGCTCAGCTCGGTAGTGCTATTCCAGTGGGAGCATTTTTCGGTACGCCAAGCATACAGTCCCTGACGACACAAATTATTGCCCTTGCCGAGGAACGCTTGGCCCAAGGACCGGCGCAGGCCGGCGGAGAGACTGAGACCGAGGGTCCCGGTGAGAACGATGATGCGGACGTCCGCAGGCGCCGGGCCTACTGGTCGGCGCATGCTGCCCGCTGGCCCTGCGCGACACCATTCGCCAATCGCCAGCACCCCAGACTGCCATCCGGTCCACCAATCCGCTTCGGGCCCACCGAGGCCTTGCGCATCGACCTCGACGTAACAGAGAGTGGTTCGAGCCACCCAACCGACACGCAGTGGCTTGAGGCCTTCGGCCGGGCTCTGGCGATTCAAATCGACCAAGAAAGTGTTCTGGTTGCTGCGATGGTTGCCGATGGCGTCGTCCCCGTTCTTGTCAATGCCCAGGGCAGCACAGATAGCGTGCGTCGTCAGTTCGAGATGGGCCGTCCGCACGCCGACTTCCCGCTCAGTTTGCTTCCGCGTGAGGTCGGTTCGGGACAAAGCGGAGCATGGCCGACACAATTCGCGTTCTATGGGTCGGACGTCTCGCTGCACATGCCGAGGCACGACCTCGCGGCCGCAGTCTCACGGTCGGCGGACGGTATCGCCCATCTCACCTTTGCCTTCGACAGCACGGTGCTCGACCCCGACTTTATTCGTGCGCTCCTCCAAAGCACGTTGGCATGCCTGGCCATCCGGTGGGACGGGCAGATGCAGTCGGTCAGCCTGGACGAGGGCGAGTCAGTCAGGCCCGTGAACGCCACGGATCGGGGGGTAGCGGCGCAAGGCGATGACGCCCTTCTCACGCAGGATGCAATGAGGCTGCTTGACCTGATCGACAGTGACAAAGCCAGCAGGCAGTTTCGGCGAGCCTGGACACTGAGCCAGGCGATCCGCATCTCGCCAGGCGTGGATCCCGACCGACTACAACTGGCGGTCTCGACGCTGACCGAACGGCATGAAAATCTCCGGATTCGCTTTGAGGGCATGAGGGGGCATCGGCGCCCACGCCTCGACCCGGGGGGCTGCGCCGTGGCTACGCATGATTGCCGCCGGACCCCGCCCGAGGACTACATGACTGTCGTACGGGTGTTGGCCGGCAGGGCGTTGCTGCCTGAAGGAGAGCATCTGTTCGAGGTGCATCTACTACAATTCGACGGTTTCGATGTTGTGGTCGTCAAAGTCTTCGAGCTCGTCGCGGACGGCTGGTCGCTAGCGCTTATCTGCGATCAACTGATCCGGGCCTATCTCGGACTCGATCTGGGTCCCGTCCCCGCCTCTCTGGCCGAAGCGAAATCCCTCCTGGCCCAATGGGCAGGCGATAACGATGCGACCGCCGCCATGGAAGCGCTGCCGCCGCTCCCTTGGGCCAATGTTGGGCGTCCCCCGGACCCGAGTCGGCCCGTGGGGCCCTGGACGCTTGCAAGCAGTGAAAGGCTTACCGTTCGATTGGCCCCTGCCCAGGCCCGATCGCTGCGCCAATCGGCGCGCGCCCTGAGCACCACGGAAAACGCGCTTCTTGCGGCAGCCTATGCCAAGGCGATAGCGGCCGCAGGGGGCGTCGATGATGTGCTATTGCATGTGGTTCAACCGGGGCGGTCCGTGACGGCGCTCGAGAACTATGTCGGCTTCGTGCGACGAGGCGCGGTGTTGGCCGCACGTGATCTGCGCCACACCGCCCTGGCAGTTACTGCGCGAACCATCGCCGATCAGTTCCTCACCATGCCCGGGGCCGAGCCTCATGACATTCACGCCGATAAGCACCGCATGGACGAAGTTGGGCTGTCCGCACAGGCCTTTCCAGGTCGCTTCGGATACGCCCGGCTTCTTGCCGACCGGACATTGAACGACACACTCATGGGGACGCTGGCCGATCACCAGGATACCATCATTTCCGCCTTTTCTCTCGAGATCGAGCCACTCGGCTTAGACCTCTTCGGATTGCAGGAAAATCAGCTCCAACTGCGTCCTCTGTCGCGTGCTGACGGCATTGATCTCAACTTCTATTTCGACCGTGATGTGTTCACACTGCAGGATGTCGAGGCCATTGCTGCGAGTCTTGTCAGCCAACTGCCCGATTTCGCTCAAGGAACAGGTGGAGGATCCCTCCTTTCCCCTGAGCAATGCTCCTTGACGAATTGA
- a CDS encoding DUF6894 family protein yields MPKYYFNVRQVNGTTTNETYAAEFADDEAARQEAGVAIAEMGRDTASLVGAMEFEVVVTTMSGREIARRWARFVADDYR; encoded by the coding sequence GTGCCGAAATACTACTTCAACGTGCGCCAGGTGAATGGCACTACGACAAACGAGACCTATGCGGCGGAATTCGCAGATGACGAGGCGGCGCGGCAGGAGGCCGGGGTTGCTATTGCTGAGATGGGTCGGGATACCGCTTCACTCGTGGGCGCGATGGAGTTCGAGGTGGTCGTAACCACAATGAGCGGCCGTGAAATTGCCCGCCGATGGGCTCGGTTTGTGGCGGACGATTACCGATAA